The segment GCATCCTCCCGCCGGACATCGCGGTGGTGGCCGCGGAGGTGGTGTCAGCGGACTTCGACCCGCGCCGCTGGTCGCGCGGCAAGCGCTACCGCTACCGGCTGAGCAACCGGCGCACGCGCTCGCCGCTCTTGCGCACGACGCACTGGGAGCTCTTCGCCCCGCTGGACGTGGAGGCCATGCGCCGCGCGTCGCAGGCGCTGCTGGGCCGGCACGACTTCTCCGCCTTCCGCGCCGCGGACTGCCAGGCGAAGCACGCGGTGCGCGAGGTGCGGCAGGTGCGGGTGGAGGGCGCCTCCGGCGACGCGGTGGCCGTCGTCGTGGAGGGCACCGCCTTCCTCAAGCACATGGTGCGCAACCTGGTGGGCACGCTGGTGGAGGTGGGCAAGGGCCGCCGCCCGGAGGCGTGGGTGGCGCAGGTGCTGGCCTCGCGCAACCGGAAGCTCGCCG is part of the Corallococcus soli genome and harbors:
- the truA gene encoding tRNA pseudouridine(38-40) synthase TruA, yielding MPRLKLTLEYDGTRYVGWQVQPNGPSIQSTLQDALHKLLDERVFVASAGRTDSGVHATGQVACFDAGRELPLKAYTMGLNGILPPDIAVVAAEVVSADFDPRRWSRGKRYRYRLSNRRTRSPLLRTTHWELFAPLDVEAMRRASQALLGRHDFSAFRAADCQAKHAVREVRQVRVEGASGDAVAVVVEGTAFLKHMVRNLVGTLVEVGKGRRPEAWVAQVLASRNRKLAGATAPPQGLVLEEVFYGDGPPPRPAGEVAVAEEDEG